In a single window of the Streptomyces sp. HUAS ZL42 genome:
- a CDS encoding glycosyltransferase family 2 protein yields the protein MTVAQPDVSVIIGAYEAMPYLVECLASVEAQTLAPERIEVIAVDDGSTDGTGDCLEEFAARAPMPVTVIRQENSGGPSGPRNVGLGKASGRYVFFLDADDRLGPEALERMVAMADKNGTDVVLGRIEGVNRSAPKSMFGKTLDRTDVYSSNIKFTLSAQKLFRRELLERHNMRFDESLWTGEDALFTMEAYLRADGVSVVADYTCYYLVGRDDGKHVTKSGSYTLRFDSARALMGLLERMVPAGSKRDVLMVRPFLVTVLPQFGPVFLRDTEEVRQNKLALAKPLMDAHWNEGVAHRLKVHERLRLHLVAQQRPDLLKDVVEFVRAKRQAAAILEKRGSRVYLVYPHFRSKRARIPDWVYLAEPREAQAFLGWREGRTTSFLRRAARKIRRALPSRPPVTPGGAAAA from the coding sequence GTGACCGTGGCGCAGCCTGATGTGAGCGTGATCATCGGGGCGTACGAAGCGATGCCGTACCTGGTCGAGTGCCTGGCCTCCGTCGAGGCACAGACCCTCGCCCCGGAGCGCATCGAGGTCATCGCGGTCGACGACGGTTCGACGGACGGCACGGGAGACTGCCTGGAGGAGTTCGCCGCCCGGGCCCCCATGCCCGTCACGGTCATCCGCCAGGAGAACTCCGGCGGCCCCAGCGGCCCGCGCAACGTCGGCCTCGGCAAGGCGTCCGGCCGCTACGTCTTCTTCCTCGACGCCGACGACCGGCTCGGGCCGGAGGCCCTCGAGCGGATGGTCGCCATGGCCGACAAGAACGGCACGGACGTCGTCCTCGGCAGGATCGAGGGGGTCAACCGCAGCGCACCCAAGTCGATGTTCGGCAAGACGCTGGACCGCACCGACGTCTACTCCTCCAACATCAAGTTCACGCTCAGCGCCCAGAAGCTCTTCCGCCGCGAGCTGCTCGAACGCCACAACATGCGCTTCGACGAGTCCCTGTGGACCGGCGAGGACGCGCTGTTCACGATGGAGGCCTACCTGCGGGCCGACGGCGTCTCCGTGGTCGCCGACTACACCTGCTACTACCTGGTGGGCCGCGACGACGGCAAGCACGTGACCAAGAGCGGGAGCTACACCCTGCGCTTCGACTCCGCGCGCGCTCTGATGGGGCTGCTCGAGCGGATGGTCCCGGCCGGCTCCAAGCGCGACGTACTGATGGTCCGCCCCTTCCTCGTCACCGTGCTGCCGCAGTTCGGGCCCGTGTTCCTGCGGGACACCGAGGAGGTCCGGCAGAACAAGCTCGCGCTGGCCAAGCCGCTGATGGACGCCCACTGGAACGAGGGCGTGGCCCACCGCCTCAAGGTCCACGAGCGACTGCGCCTCCACCTGGTGGCCCAGCAGCGTCCCGACCTCCTCAAGGACGTCGTGGAGTTCGTCCGGGCCAAGCGGCAGGCCGCCGCCATACTCGAGAAGCGGGGCAGCCGGGTCTACCTCGTGTACCCCCACTTCCGCTCCAAGCGGGCCCGCATACCCGACTGGGTCTACCTCGCCGAGCCCCGCGAGGCCCAGGCCTTCCTGGGCTGGCGTGAGGGCCGAACCACCTCGTTCCTGCGCCGCGCGGCCCGCAAGATACGCCGCGCCCTCCCGTCCCGCCCACCGGTCACACCGGGGGGTGCGGCGGCGGCCTGA
- the proB gene encoding glutamate 5-kinase — translation MVEARRIVVKVGSSSLTTASGGLDADRVDALVDVLAKSRSGGEKEIVLVSSGAIAAGLAPLGLRRRPKDLARQQAAASVGQGLLVARYTASFARYGVRVGQVLLTSDDMSRRAHHRNASRTLDKLLAMGAFPVVNENDTVATDEIRFGDNDRLAALVAHLVHADLLVLLSDIDGVYDGDPAKPGTSRIAEVRGPEDLAHVEIGSAGKAGVGTGGMVTKVEAARIAAAAGIPVVLTSAIHAADALSGNDTGTYFHPARRRSADRLLWLQHASTPQGSLTLDDGAVHAVVERRKSLLPAGIAAVEGEFSAGDPVELRDATGRAVARGLVNFDAKEIPQLIGRSTRELARELGPAYEREVVHRDDLVVLHP, via the coding sequence GTGGTCGAGGCCCGCAGGATCGTCGTCAAGGTGGGTTCCTCGTCGCTGACCACCGCCTCCGGCGGCCTGGACGCCGACCGCGTCGACGCGCTCGTCGACGTCCTCGCCAAGAGCCGCAGCGGGGGAGAGAAGGAGATCGTCCTCGTCTCCTCCGGCGCCATCGCCGCCGGCCTCGCCCCGCTGGGCCTGCGCCGCCGCCCCAAGGACCTCGCCCGCCAGCAGGCCGCCGCCAGCGTCGGCCAGGGCCTGCTGGTGGCCCGCTACACCGCCTCCTTCGCCCGCTACGGCGTCCGCGTGGGCCAGGTCCTGCTCACCTCCGACGACATGAGCCGCCGCGCCCACCACCGCAACGCCTCCCGCACCCTGGACAAGCTGCTCGCCATGGGCGCCTTCCCGGTCGTCAACGAGAACGACACCGTCGCCACCGACGAGATCCGCTTCGGCGACAACGACCGCCTCGCCGCCCTCGTCGCCCACCTCGTCCACGCCGATCTGCTGGTGCTGCTCTCCGACATCGACGGCGTGTACGACGGCGACCCGGCCAAGCCCGGCACGTCGCGGATCGCGGAGGTCCGGGGGCCCGAGGACCTCGCGCACGTCGAGATCGGCAGCGCGGGCAAGGCGGGCGTCGGCACCGGCGGCATGGTCACCAAGGTCGAGGCCGCCCGGATCGCGGCCGCCGCGGGCATCCCCGTGGTGCTGACCAGCGCGATCCACGCGGCCGACGCGCTGTCCGGCAACGACACCGGCACCTACTTCCATCCCGCCCGCCGGCGTTCGGCGGACCGGCTGCTGTGGCTGCAGCACGCCTCCACCCCGCAGGGGTCCCTGACCCTGGACGACGGGGCCGTGCACGCGGTCGTCGAGCGCCGCAAGTCGCTGCTGCCGGCCGGCATCGCCGCCGTCGAGGGCGAGTTCAGCGCGGGCGATCCCGTCGAACTGCGGGACGCCACCGGGCGCGCGGTGGCCCGCGGGCTCGTCAACTTCGACGCCAAGGAGATCCCCCAGCTGATCGGCCGCTCCACCCGGGAACTGGCCCGTGAGCTGGGCCCCGCGTACGAACGCGAGGTCGTACACAGGGACGACCTGGTGGTCCTGCACCCGTAA
- a CDS encoding glutamate-5-semialdehyde dehydrogenase yields MTTLSPYDSMSPVTQAAYRAKAAAADLAPLPRAAKDDALLAIADALEVRTSEIVEANAKDVAKAREAGISEGMIDRLTLTPERVRAIASDVRDVAALPDPVGEVVRGSTLPNGIDLRQVRVPLGVVGIIYEGRPNVTVDAAALCLKSGNAVLLRGSSSAYTSNTALVRVLRDAVGGAGLPADAIQLVPGESRESVRELMRARGLVDVLIPRGGASLINTVVQESTVPVIETGTGNCHVYVDAQADLDMAVEILINSKAQRVGVCNAAETLLVHQDIAPEFLPRALDALAAAGVTVHADDRVMAYAKDSKATVVEATTEDWETEYLSYDIAAAVVDSLDKAVEHIRLWTSGHTEAIVTTSQQAARRFTQLVDSTTVAVNASTRFTDGGQFGFGAEIGISTQKLHARGPMGLPELTSTKYIVTGDGHVRR; encoded by the coding sequence ATGACCACGCTTTCGCCGTACGACTCGATGTCCCCGGTCACCCAGGCCGCCTACCGCGCCAAGGCCGCCGCCGCCGACCTCGCCCCGCTGCCGCGGGCCGCCAAGGACGACGCGCTGCTCGCCATCGCCGACGCCCTGGAGGTCCGTACGAGCGAAATCGTCGAGGCCAACGCCAAGGACGTCGCCAAGGCCCGCGAGGCCGGTATCAGCGAGGGCATGATCGACCGGCTCACCCTCACGCCCGAGCGGGTCCGCGCGATCGCCTCCGACGTGCGCGACGTGGCCGCGCTGCCCGACCCGGTCGGCGAGGTCGTCCGTGGCTCCACCCTTCCCAACGGCATCGACCTGCGCCAGGTCCGTGTCCCGCTCGGCGTCGTCGGGATCATCTACGAGGGCCGTCCGAACGTGACCGTCGACGCGGCCGCCCTCTGCCTGAAGTCCGGCAACGCGGTGCTGCTGCGCGGCTCGTCCTCGGCGTACACCTCGAACACCGCCCTCGTGCGCGTGCTGCGCGACGCCGTCGGCGGGGCGGGGCTGCCCGCGGACGCCATCCAGCTCGTGCCGGGGGAGAGCCGCGAGAGCGTGCGCGAGCTGATGCGCGCCCGGGGCCTGGTCGACGTGCTGATCCCGCGCGGCGGCGCCTCGCTGATCAACACGGTCGTCCAGGAGTCCACCGTCCCGGTCATCGAGACCGGCACCGGCAACTGCCACGTCTACGTCGACGCCCAGGCCGACCTCGACATGGCCGTCGAGATCCTGATCAACTCGAAGGCCCAGCGGGTCGGCGTCTGCAACGCCGCCGAGACCCTCCTGGTCCACCAGGACATCGCCCCCGAGTTCCTGCCCCGCGCCCTGGACGCCCTCGCGGCGGCCGGTGTGACCGTCCACGCCGACGACAGGGTGATGGCGTACGCCAAGGACTCCAAGGCGACCGTCGTCGAGGCGACGACGGAGGACTGGGAGACCGAGTACCTCTCGTACGACATCGCCGCCGCCGTCGTCGACTCGCTCGACAAGGCCGTGGAGCACATCCGGCTGTGGACCTCCGGCCACACCGAGGCCATCGTCACCACCTCCCAGCAGGCCGCCCGCCGTTTCACCCAGCTGGTCGACTCCACGACCGTCGCGGTCAACGCCTCGACCCGCTTCACCGACGGCGGCCAGTTCGGCTTCGGCGCGGAGATCGGCATCTCCACGCAGAAGCTGCACGCCCGTGGCCCGATGGGCCTTCCGGAGCTGACGAGCACCAAGTACATCGTCACGGGGGACGGGCACGTGCGGCGCTGA
- a CDS encoding M48 family metallopeptidase: protein MSDDGHEHNGHENVPSRQRRRFPGISSRAYEHPADRSALVALRKLSGFDTVFKALSGLLPERSLRLLFLSDSVRVSDQQFTHLNDMLRDACYILDLEKVPPMYVNQDPQPNAMCIGLDEPIIVVTTGLVELLDEEEMRAVIGHEVGHALSGHAVYRTILLFLTNLALRVAWIPLGNLAIMAIVTALREWFRKSELSADRAGLLVGQDLRASMRGLMKIAGGNHLHEMNVDAFLQQAEEYEAGGDLRDSVLKILNVLPRSHPFTTVRAAELKKWSESRDYQRIMDGHYPRRSEDKDTSVSDSFRESAAHYATHVKSSKDPLMKLVSDIAGGAGGLGGRVRRGYEGFTSSAPQQEPPADTPPADAPPRQD, encoded by the coding sequence ATGTCCGACGACGGCCACGAGCACAACGGGCACGAGAACGTACCGAGCAGGCAGCGCAGGCGCTTCCCGGGGATCTCCTCGCGTGCGTACGAGCACCCGGCCGACCGCTCCGCCCTGGTGGCGCTGCGCAAGTTGAGCGGCTTCGACACCGTCTTCAAGGCGCTCAGCGGGCTGCTGCCCGAGCGAAGCCTCAGGCTGCTGTTCCTGTCCGACTCGGTCCGGGTGTCGGACCAGCAGTTCACGCACCTCAACGACATGCTGAGGGACGCCTGTTACATCCTGGACCTGGAGAAGGTCCCGCCGATGTACGTCAACCAGGACCCGCAGCCGAACGCGATGTGCATCGGTCTGGACGAGCCGATCATCGTCGTCACCACGGGCCTGGTCGAGCTGCTCGACGAGGAGGAGATGCGGGCGGTCATCGGGCACGAGGTCGGACACGCGCTGTCCGGGCACGCGGTCTACCGGACGATCCTGCTGTTCCTGACCAACCTGGCCCTCCGGGTCGCCTGGATACCGCTGGGCAACCTCGCGATCATGGCGATCGTGACCGCGCTGCGCGAGTGGTTCCGCAAGTCGGAGCTGTCCGCCGACCGCGCGGGTCTGCTGGTCGGCCAGGACCTGCGGGCCTCGATGCGGGGCCTGATGAAGATCGCGGGCGGCAACCATCTGCACGAGATGAACGTGGACGCGTTCCTGCAGCAGGCCGAGGAGTACGAGGCCGGGGGCGACCTGCGCGACTCCGTGCTGAAGATCCTCAACGTGCTGCCCCGCTCCCACCCCTTCACCACCGTGCGCGCGGCCGAGCTGAAGAAGTGGTCCGAGTCCCGCGACTACCAGCGGATCATGGACGGCCACTACCCGCGGCGCAGCGAGGACAAGGACACTTCGGTCTCGGACTCCTTCCGGGAGTCGGCGGCGCACTACGCCACACACGTGAAGAGCTCCAAGGACCCGCTGATGAAGCTGGTCAGCGACATAGCGGGCGGGGCCGGGGGCCTGGGCGGCCGGGTGCGGCGCGGCTACGAGGGCTTCACGAGCTCGGCACCGCAGCAGGAGCCTCCGGCGGACACGCCGCCCGCGGATGCGCCGCCCCGGCAGGACTGA
- the nadD gene encoding nicotinate-nucleotide adenylyltransferase: MGEQDMPTGPANITAGDTAARPVNGSGNGPSNPGKRRLGVMGGTFDPIHHGHLVAASEVAAQFHLDEVVFVPTGQPWQKTHRHVSPAEDRYLMTVIATAENPQFSVSRIDIDRGGPTYTVDTLRDLRALNPDTDLFFITGADALAQILTWRDSEELFSLAHFIGVTRPGHHLTDAGLPEGGVSLVEVPALAISSTDCRARVAKGDPIWYMVPDGVVRYIDKRELYRGE; the protein is encoded by the coding sequence ATGGGAGAGCAGGACATGCCTACCGGTCCGGCGAACATCACGGCCGGCGACACGGCCGCCCGTCCGGTGAACGGCTCCGGGAACGGTCCGTCGAACCCCGGCAAGCGCCGCCTCGGCGTCATGGGCGGAACGTTCGACCCGATCCATCACGGGCACCTCGTGGCGGCCAGCGAGGTCGCCGCGCAGTTCCACCTGGACGAGGTGGTGTTCGTCCCGACCGGGCAGCCGTGGCAGAAGACCCACCGTCACGTCTCCCCGGCCGAGGACCGCTACCTGATGACGGTCATCGCGACCGCCGAGAACCCGCAGTTCTCGGTGAGCCGCATCGACATCGACCGCGGCGGCCCCACCTACACCGTGGACACCCTGCGGGACCTGCGCGCCCTCAACCCCGACACGGACCTCTTCTTCATCACCGGCGCCGACGCCCTCGCCCAGATCCTCACCTGGCGCGACAGCGAGGAACTGTTCTCCCTGGCCCACTTCATCGGAGTCACCCGGCCGGGCCACCATCTGACCGACGCCGGACTTCCCGAGGGTGGTGTTTCTCTCGTGGAGGTTCCCGCGCTCGCCATCTCCTCGACGGACTGCCGTGCGAGAGTCGCCAAGGGCGACCCCATCTGGTACATGGTGCCGGACGGAGTCGTGCGCTACATCGACAAGCGCGAGCTGTACCGCGGCGAGTGA
- a CDS encoding LCP family protein produces MNDRYDAGYGGDQYELVGYDEYGRPVYRQVPAQQVPQQSYDPYAQQGYGYDPYATGPQQPVPPYDPYGTGQQPRAYDTGQQAPVHDTHGTDARGGQGGAAAPYDPYGRTAATGQQPRAAEQTAHIPQQAGPAEGARAGSQRDYHTGQFAFVEEPDGDSEDVIDWLNFTENRTERREEARRRARSRLVTLVVVLALVAVGGAGYLWYAGKLPGLSSSDSKTGTTAAAGAQQRDVIVVHLHNTAKGGTSTALLVDNTTTKEGTTVLLPNSLALTDDDGTPTTLAKSVEDDGSSGTREALDTVLGTDIEGTWRLDTPYLQNLVDLIGNIEVTTDADVPDPAGKKGAAPLVRKGEDQTLSGKMAVAYATYRASGEAQNAQLERFGQVMQGVLRKMSSDAQAATVTVQTLAQILDPSLTDKDLGTFLAKLADLAKGGDLKTALLPVQGDGTLSAQAGAAVVKDVLGGTAKSPDKDAAVSVSVQNASGDKDNTEKARVVLLNGGFTFLEGGTASSTRATSKVTYADAAGKENATEVAKTLGLPTGSVAQGKISGTADVAVVLGKDYKPASS; encoded by the coding sequence GTGAACGACCGATACGACGCGGGGTACGGGGGCGACCAGTACGAGCTCGTCGGCTACGACGAGTACGGCCGGCCAGTGTACCGGCAGGTACCGGCGCAACAGGTGCCACAGCAGTCGTACGACCCTTACGCACAGCAGGGATACGGCTACGACCCGTACGCGACCGGCCCGCAGCAGCCGGTGCCTCCCTACGACCCGTACGGCACCGGCCAACAGCCCCGCGCCTACGACACCGGGCAGCAGGCGCCCGTCCACGACACCCACGGCACCGATGCACGGGGCGGGCAGGGCGGTGCCGCGGCTCCTTACGACCCCTACGGCCGCACCGCGGCCACCGGGCAGCAACCCCGCGCCGCCGAGCAGACCGCCCACATCCCGCAGCAGGCCGGCCCGGCCGAGGGGGCGCGTGCGGGGTCCCAACGGGACTACCACACCGGGCAGTTCGCATTCGTCGAGGAGCCCGACGGCGACTCCGAAGACGTCATCGACTGGCTGAACTTCACCGAGAACCGCACCGAGCGCCGCGAGGAGGCCAGGCGCCGCGCACGCAGCCGCCTCGTCACCCTCGTCGTCGTCCTCGCGCTGGTCGCCGTCGGCGGCGCCGGCTACCTCTGGTACGCCGGGAAGCTGCCCGGCCTGTCGTCGTCCGACTCCAAGACCGGCACCACGGCCGCCGCCGGCGCCCAGCAGCGCGACGTGATCGTCGTCCACCTGCACAACACCGCCAAGGGCGGCACCTCCACGGCGCTCCTCGTCGACAACACCACCACCAAGGAGGGCACCACCGTCCTGCTGCCCAACTCCCTCGCCCTCACGGACGACGACGGCACCCCGACCACCCTGGCCAAGTCCGTGGAGGACGACGGCTCCTCCGGGACGCGCGAGGCGCTGGACACGGTCCTCGGCACCGACATCGAGGGCACCTGGCGCCTGGACACCCCGTACCTGCAGAACCTCGTCGACCTCATCGGCAACATCGAGGTCACCACCGACGCCGACGTGCCCGACCCCGCCGGAAAGAAGGGTGCCGCACCCCTGGTCCGCAAGGGCGAGGACCAGACCCTCAGCGGCAAGATGGCCGTCGCCTACGCCACCTACCGCGCCTCCGGCGAGGCCCAGAACGCCCAGCTGGAGCGGTTCGGCCAGGTCATGCAGGGCGTGCTGCGCAAGATGTCCTCCGACGCGCAGGCCGCGACGGTCACCGTGCAGACCCTGGCGCAGATCCTCGACCCCTCGCTGACCGACAAGGACCTCGGTACCTTCCTCGCGAAGCTCGCGGACCTCGCCAAGGGCGGCGACCTCAAGACCGCGCTGCTGCCCGTCCAGGGCGACGGCACGCTGAGTGCTCAGGCCGGCGCGGCCGTGGTCAAGGACGTCCTCGGCGGCACCGCGAAGAGCCCCGACAAGGACGCGGCGGTCAGCGTCTCCGTCCAGAACGCCAGCGGTGACAAGGACAACACCGAGAAGGCCCGGGTCGTGCTCCTCAACGGCGGCTTCACGTTCCTGGAGGGCGGCACGGCGTCGAGCACCCGCGCCACGTCCAAGGTCACCTACGCGGACGCCGCCGGCAAGGAGAACGCCACCGAGGTAGCCAAGACCCTCGGCCTGCCCACCGGCTCCGTCGCCCAGGGCAAGATCTCCGGGACGGCGGACGTGGCGGTGGTCCTCGGCAAGGACTACAAGCCCGCGTCGTCCTAG
- the rsfS gene encoding ribosome silencing factor, translating into MTATDRSLELINTAAQAAADKLAHDVIAYDVSDVLSITDAFLLASAPNDRQVKAIVDEIEERLLKEHGAKPVRREGDREARWVLLDYVDIVVHVQHSEERVFYALERLWKDCPELELPTDARATRGKAEEHAKLQAAEEAAELGGEWR; encoded by the coding sequence GTGACCGCAACCGACCGCTCCCTGGAGCTCATCAACACCGCCGCCCAGGCGGCCGCCGACAAGCTCGCCCACGACGTCATCGCCTACGACGTCAGTGACGTGCTGTCGATCACGGACGCCTTCCTGCTCGCCTCCGCGCCCAACGACCGCCAGGTCAAGGCGATCGTGGACGAGATCGAGGAGCGGCTCCTCAAGGAGCACGGTGCCAAACCGGTGCGCCGCGAGGGCGACCGCGAGGCCCGCTGGGTCCTGCTCGACTATGTCGACATCGTCGTCCACGTCCAGCACAGCGAGGAGCGGGTCTTCTACGCCCTGGAGCGGCTGTGGAAGGACTGCCCCGAGCTCGAGCTGCCCACCGACGCGCGGGCGACCCGCGGCAAGGCGGAGGAGCACGCCAAGCTGCAGGCCGCCGAGGAGGCGGCCGAGCTGGGCGGTGAGTGGCGTTGA
- a CDS encoding histidine phosphatase family protein: protein MTATGEGTVAKPGRGRRVILWRHGQTSWNVERRFQGTTDVELTEAGLAQARRAARLLASLKPDAIVASDLQRAANTAAELAALTGLHVARDEALRETYAGVWQGLTHEEIVARHGEEYAAWKRGEPVRRGGGELETEVADRAAPVVQRHADKLPEDGTLVVVSHGGTIRTTIGRLLGLEARHWESLGGLSNCCWSVLGEGARGWRLLEHNAGTLPEPVLGDDD, encoded by the coding sequence TTGACCGCCACCGGTGAGGGGACCGTGGCCAAGCCCGGGCGGGGGCGCCGCGTCATCCTCTGGCGACACGGGCAGACCTCCTGGAACGTGGAGCGCCGCTTCCAGGGCACCACGGACGTCGAGCTCACCGAGGCCGGTCTCGCCCAGGCCCGCCGCGCCGCCCGGCTGCTCGCCTCCCTGAAGCCCGACGCGATCGTCGCCTCGGACCTCCAGCGGGCCGCGAACACCGCCGCCGAGCTCGCCGCGCTCACCGGCCTGCACGTGGCCCGGGACGAGGCCCTCCGCGAGACCTACGCGGGCGTCTGGCAGGGACTGACGCACGAGGAGATCGTCGCCCGCCACGGCGAGGAGTACGCCGCCTGGAAGCGCGGTGAGCCGGTGCGCCGCGGCGGCGGCGAACTGGAGACCGAGGTCGCCGACCGCGCCGCCCCCGTGGTGCAGCGGCACGCCGACAAGCTGCCCGAGGACGGCACGCTCGTCGTGGTCAGCCACGGCGGCACCATCCGCACCACCATCGGCCGGCTCCTCGGCCTGGAGGCCCGCCACTGGGAGAGCCTCGGCGGCCTCTCCAACTGCTGCTGGTCCGTCCTGGGCGAGGGCGCCCGCGGCTGGCGCCTCCTCGAGCACAACGCCGGCACACTGCCGGAGCCGGTCCTCGGCGACGACGACTGA
- a CDS encoding NADH-ubiquinone oxidoreductase-F iron-sulfur binding region domain-containing protein, with translation MNEALPDVPEVRVVGLPQLTSGFDLVERLDLPMHLKVHGPLEPLGGEQLAQLAERINLKGRGGAGFPFHKKLRSVAESAIKRGVRPVVVVNGSEDEPACRKDTVLINRAPHLILDGALLCAEALGARTLVVGVTRESTQRSMEAALAERGLSNGRRSALKAFVQRNPIRMVTGAAASLIRSIDGGPAIPPGRKVSASQNGVGGAPTLLSNAETFAQLAIAARIGPERYGNTGLYDEPGTVMLTVSGAVARPMVIEVPTGVPLRYVLQLAGAPPVPQGVLTGGYHGKWIDAATVNEAVVSRNSLDAVGGALGAGAILPISQETCPLGESLRVAQWLAEESAGQCGPCYLGLPAAARGMEDILNGGGPAALEALKQVAKNVKRRGACSHPDGSAMFLESTIKAFTDDLAAHVLGNGCGRPVEGVLPLFEGGKMPTGIPGGGEPQDSGESRQKIYVDWTLCRGHGLCADILPEVFQLGADGFPTVAQAKVPRYAEAKALRAVRRCPALALRIEEDTRAQAPSRNLPVLSQGRGRRALGR, from the coding sequence GTGAACGAGGCCCTGCCCGACGTCCCCGAAGTCCGCGTGGTCGGCCTTCCCCAGCTCACGTCGGGCTTCGACCTTGTCGAACGACTTGATCTGCCCATGCACCTCAAGGTGCACGGGCCGCTCGAACCCCTGGGCGGCGAGCAGCTCGCGCAGCTCGCCGAACGCATCAACCTGAAGGGCCGCGGCGGCGCGGGTTTCCCCTTCCACAAGAAGCTGCGCTCGGTCGCCGAATCGGCGATCAAGCGCGGCGTCCGGCCGGTCGTCGTCGTCAACGGAAGCGAGGACGAACCGGCCTGCCGCAAGGACACGGTGCTCATCAACCGTGCCCCGCATCTCATCCTGGACGGCGCGCTGCTGTGCGCCGAGGCACTGGGTGCCCGCACGCTCGTGGTGGGGGTCACCCGTGAGTCGACGCAGCGGTCCATGGAGGCCGCGCTGGCCGAGCGCGGCCTGAGCAACGGCCGCCGCTCGGCGCTGAAGGCGTTCGTCCAGCGCAACCCGATCCGCATGGTCACCGGCGCGGCCGCGTCGCTGATCCGTTCCATCGACGGCGGCCCGGCGATCCCGCCCGGCCGCAAGGTCAGCGCCTCGCAGAACGGCGTCGGCGGCGCGCCGACGCTGCTGTCGAACGCCGAGACGTTCGCCCAGCTGGCGATCGCCGCCCGCATCGGCCCGGAGCGCTACGGCAACACCGGCCTGTACGACGAGCCCGGCACCGTCATGCTCACGGTCTCCGGCGCCGTCGCCCGCCCGATGGTGATCGAGGTCCCCACGGGCGTCCCCCTGCGCTACGTCCTGCAGCTGGCCGGCGCCCCGCCGGTGCCGCAGGGTGTGCTCACGGGCGGCTACCACGGCAAGTGGATCGACGCGGCGACCGTCAACGAGGCGGTCGTCTCCCGCAACTCCCTGGACGCGGTGGGCGGGGCGCTCGGCGCCGGCGCGATCCTGCCGATCAGTCAGGAGACCTGCCCCCTGGGCGAGTCGCTGCGCGTGGCGCAGTGGCTGGCCGAGGAGAGCGCGGGACAGTGCGGCCCCTGCTACCTGGGCCTGCCCGCCGCCGCACGCGGGATGGAGGACATCCTCAACGGCGGCGGCCCGGCTGCCCTGGAGGCCCTCAAGCAGGTCGCCAAGAACGTGAAACGGCGCGGCGCGTGCTCGCACCCCGACGGCTCCGCGATGTTCCTGGAGTCGACCATCAAGGCGTTCACGGACGACCTGGCCGCGCACGTCCTCGGGAACGGCTGCGGACGGCCCGTTGAGGGCGTTCTGCCGCTCTTCGAGGGCGGCAAGATGCCTACGGGCATCCCGGGCGGCGGCGAGCCCCAGGACAGCGGCGAGAGCCGCCAGAAGATCTACGTCGACTGGACGCTGTGCCGGGGCCACGGCCTGTGCGCGGACATCCTCCCGGAGGTCTTCCAGCTCGGCGCCGACGGCTTCCCCACCGTGGCGCAGGCAAAGGTGCCGCGCTACGCCGAGGCCAAGGCTCTACGCGCGGTGCGTCGCTGCCCGGCGCTCGCCCTGCGCATCGAGGAGGACACCCGCGCGCAGGCGCCCTCCCGCAACCTGCCGGTCCTGTCCCAGGGGCGCGGACGCCGCGCCCTCGGCCGCTGA